One segment of Oscillospiraceae bacterium MB08-C2-2 DNA contains the following:
- a CDS encoding TM2 domain-containing protein, producing the protein MQCKTCGSQLPPGASFCSTCGTQAGPEGVQCPRCGQQFPVQPPVCANCGFQFIPPVSQPVYGQKSRMAAGILGILLGSLGIHNFYLGFTQRALIQLLVSIIGGFLSFGIASFGMGVWGLVEGIFILTGDPRYQRDAMGVPLKD; encoded by the coding sequence ATGCAATGTAAAACCTGCGGCAGCCAGCTCCCCCCCGGCGCTTCTTTTTGCAGCACTTGCGGTACTCAGGCTGGACCCGAGGGCGTGCAGTGTCCCCGGTGCGGCCAGCAATTTCCCGTGCAGCCCCCGGTCTGCGCCAACTGCGGCTTTCAGTTTATACCCCCGGTAAGCCAGCCTGTTTATGGGCAGAAATCCAGAATGGCGGCGGGCATTCTCGGCATTCTGTTGGGCAGTCTTGGCATTCACAACTTTTATCTGGGCTTTACCCAGCGTGCTCTGATTCAGCTTTTGGTTTCAATCATCGGCGGCTTTCTTTCCTTTGGCATTGCTTCCTTTGGTATGGGCGTATGGGGGCTTGTGGAGGGTATCTTCATTCTCACCGGTGACCCCCGCTACCAGCGGGATGCCATGGGTGTTCCCCTCAAGGATTGA
- a CDS encoding helix-turn-helix transcriptional regulator: MYERIRGLREDRDMTQTQLAAYLQIHQTTYSDYELGRLNIPIPILERLADFYETSLDYLVGRTDIAEAYPPHRR, from the coding sequence ATGTATGAGCGAATCCGCGGCCTGCGGGAAGATCGGGATATGACCCAAACACAGCTGGCAGCTTATCTGCAAATTCACCAGACAACCTATTCCGACTATGAGCTGGGCCGACTGAACATTCCCATCCCTATTTTAGAGCGGCTGGCGGATTTTTATGAGACCAGCCTTGACTATCTGGTGGGACGCACCGATATAGCCGAGGCATATCCCCCGCACCGTAGATAA